Sequence from the Stenotrophomonas sp. 364 genome:
CTTCTCAGCAATGCTCCCCAGCATTCCCCGGCGCAATGATGGCAGCAATCTTCAGGATTGGAACCCCCCACACAGAAATCTGCGACCAATCCGTCAGTGTGACGTGTTGCGTCACCTTGTGACGGGCCAGGTCCTGGAGCGAGGTCACGATTTCGCCCGACCAGGGGATGCCACCTACCCCCGGAACCGGCTACCATGCGCCGAGATAGCCCGCCTGGGGATGGTGTGGCTGGGGAGCCCTGTATGTCCGTTAGCCGTAGTGCAATCAAGAAAGAGCCCGTGGCGCGAAGCACCATGGAGCTGCAGCCGTTTGTCTGGGAGGGGACCGACAAGCGTGGCGTGAAGATGAAGGGTGAGCAGCCCGCCAAGAATGCGAACCTGCTTCGCGCAGAGCTGCGGCGCATGGGCATCATGCCGAGCATGGTCAAGCCAAAGCCCAAGCCCCTGTTCGGCGCGGCGGGTAGTGCCGTTGGCGCAAAGGACATCGCATTCTTCAGCCGCCAGATGGCGACCATGATGAAGTCTGGCGTACCGATCGTCAGCGCCTTGGACATCATCGGGAGCGGACACAAGAACCCGCGGATGAAGAAGCTGGTCGACACCATTCGTATTGACATCGAGGGCGGCTCGTCACTGTATGAAGCCATCAGTCGGCATCCGGTTCAGTTCGATGAGCTCTATCGCAACCTGGTCCGTGCCGGTGAAGGCGCAGGTGTGCTGGAAACGGTACTGGATACGGTAGCGACCTATAAAGAGAACATCGAAGGCCTGAAGGGCAAGATCAAGAAGGCACTCTTCTATCCAGCAATGGTGGTCGTAGTAGCCCTGCTGGTGAGTTCCATCTTGCTCATGTTCGTGGTTCCTCAGTTCGAGGAAGTGTTCAAGGGCTTTGGCGCTGACCTGCCGGCTTTCACGCAGATGATCGTGGCCGCATCCAGGTTCATGCTCTCCTACTGGTGGCTGATGGTGATCATCTCCGTTGGTTCGGTAGTTGGTTTCATCTTTGCTTATAAGCGGTCACCTTCGATGCAGCACACTATGGATCGCTTGATCCTCAAGGTGCCGGTCATCGGGCAGATCATGAACAACAGCGCCATTGCCCGCTTTGCGCGGACTACCGCCGTGACGTTCAAAGCCGGCGTTCCGTTGGTTGAGGCCCTCGGCATCGTGGCTGGCGCCACCGGCAACAAGGTCTATGAGGAATCAGTGCTGCGTATGCGCGATGACGTGTCGGTCGGTTACCCGGTCAACATGGCCATGAAGCAGACCAACCGCTTCCCGCACATGGTCATCCAGATGACCGCCATCGGCGAAGAAGCCGGCGCCCTGGATACCATGCTGTTCAAGGTGGCCGAGTACTATGAGCAGGAGGTCAACAATGCCGTTGACGCACTCAGCAGCCTGCTGGAACCAATGATCATGGTGTTCATTGGTACCATCGTGGGTGGCATGGTGATCGGCATGTACCTGCCCATCTTCAAACTCGGCGCCGTCGTCGGCTAAGGTAACAATGGCATTTCTCGACCAGCATCCCGGTCTCGGCTACCCCGCCGCGGCCGGACTGGGGCTGCTGCTGGGCAGCTTCCTCAACGTAGTCATCCTGCGCCTGCCCAAGCGGCTGGATTGGCAGTGGAAGCGCGACGCCCGCGAAGTGCTGGAAGAGCCGGATATCTACGAGCCGCCGCCGCCGGGGATCGTGGTGGAGCCGTCGCACTGCCCGCACTGCAAGCACAAGCTGTCCTGGTACGAGAACATCCCGCTGTTCAGCTGGCTGGCGCTGCGTGGCAAGTGCCGCCATTGCCACGCCCCCATCTCCATCCAGTACCCGCTGGTGGAACTGGTGACCTCACTGCTGGTCCTGGCGAGTGTGTGGCAGTTCGGCTTCGGCTGGCAGGGCTTTGGCGCGATCGTGCTGAGCTGCTTCCTGGTCGCCCTGTCCGGGATCGACCTGCGCACCCAGCTGCTGCCGGACCAGCTGACCCTGCCCCTGATGTGGCTGGGCCTGATCGCGGCCAGCGACAATCTCTACATGCCGGCCAAGCCGGCCCTGCTGGGCGCGCTGGCCGGCTATTTGTCACTGTGGTCGGTGTGGTGGCTGTTCAAGCAGATCACCGGCAAGGAAGGCATGGGCCACGGCGATTTCAAGCTGCTGGCCGCGCTGGGCGCCTGGTGTGGCCTGAAGGGCATCCTGCCGATCATCATGCTGTCCTCGATCGTCGGCGCCATCATCGGCTCGATCTGGATCTACTCGCGCGGTCGCGACCGTGCCACGCCCATCCCGTTCGGGCCGTACCTGGCCATTGCCGGCTGGATCGTCTTCATGTGGGGCGAGCAGATCATCAACGCCTACATGGGCTACGCCGGCCTGCGCTGAGGGCCGGCCGATGAGCAGCTACATCATCGGCCTGACCGGCGGCATCGCCGCCGGCAAGAGCGAGCTGAGCCGCCGCTTCGAGGCCCTGGGCATCACCGTGGCCGACGCCGACCTGGCGGCCCGCGCCGTGGTCGCGCCCGGCAGTGAAGGTCTCGCCCGGATCACCGCCCACTTTGGACCGCAGATCCTGTTGGCCGATGGCCAGCTGGATCGCGCGGCGCTGCGTGAGCGCATCTTCGCCTCCGCGCAGGAACGCCAGGCCCTGGAAGCCATTACCCATCCGGCGATCCGGCAGCTGTTGCGCACCACCTGCGAGCAGGCCACCGGGCCCTATGCGATGGCCGCCATTCCGCTCCTGACCGAGGCCGGTGGTCGCCAGCAGTACCCCTGGCTGGACCGGGTGCTGGTGGTGGATGTGCCGGTGGCGGTGCAGCACGCCCGCCTGCTGCAGCGTGACGGGATCACGGCCGAACTGGCCGATCGAATGATTGCCGCCCAGGCCAGCCGCGAACAGCGCCTGGCGCTGGCCGATGACGTGGTGGTCAATGACGGCCAGCCCGAGCATCTGCAGGCGAAGGTGGAGCAGTTGGACCGCCTGTACCGCCAGCTGGCCGCCATCCCCCGGTAGAGCCACCCCCTGGGTGGCTGCGTGATGGGCCGGATTCCGGGAAGGACAGCCACCCATGGGGTGGCTCAACCAGGCGTGGGATACGCAGGTGGCGTCTTACAGCGCTGGGGCGAACGTCAGTGTGGCGATGACGCCGCGCTCGACACCCGGGCGCACACTCACCTGCCAGCCGTACAGGTCGCACAGGCGACTGACGATCGACAGGCCGATGCCGCCGCCCTGCGAATGGCCGGCATGGGTGCCGCGGTACCCGCGTTGGAACAGTTTGGCTGCGTCTTCGGCGCTGAGGCCGGGGCCGCTGTCGATGACGTCCACACGGTTGCCGCTGACCCGTACGCGCACCGCGCCTTCCTGCGAGTACTTCACCGCGTTGCCGATCAGGTTGCCCAGCGCCACCGACAACGCCGATTCGGGCGCATCGATGACCAGATCCCGGTCGCCCTCGAGCACCAGCTCCAGCGGCTTGCCGCCAAGTTGCGCGCGATGGGCGTCCAGCAGCTGCTCGGTGACGCGCGCGACATTGCTGCTGCCCTGCCCGCGCTCGTTGCGCGACAGCAGCAGCAGCGAGCCGATCAGGTCGGTGCATTGCTGTTCGGCACGCTGGATGCGCTGCAGGCGTTGCACCACCTTGTCATCCAGCCCCGGGCGCGCCAGCAGCAGTTCGGTGGCACCGCGGATCACGGCCAGCGGCGTGCGCAGCTCGTGGCTGACGTCGGCGTTGAATTCGCGGTCGCGCTGCACCACCTCGGTCAGCCGCGACGAATAGTCGTCAAGCGCCTGGGCCAACTGGCCTACTTCGTCATCGGGGAAGCGCGGCGCCAGCGGCTCCGGCTCACTGGTGCCACCGCGATAGGCGCGCAGGCGCGCGGCCAGGTCGGACACCGGCTTCATCACCTTGGAGGCCGACCACCAGCCCACTACCAGCGACAGCACGCTGAAGACCAGTACCGAGAAGAACAGCGCGCGGTTGAGCTGAGCTTCGCCGCGGATGCTCTCGGTCATGTCGTAAGCGAGGAAGAACCAGGCATCGGGCGTCTTGCGGACCGCCAGCTTGTAGGAAAACGGACGATTCTCTTCGTCCACACCGGCCACGTTGTAGTTGCCCGTGGCGTAAGCGGCCCATTCCGGGCGCTCCTCACGTACCCGGTCAAACTTGTCCTTGGGGTAGGCAAACGCGCGCACCTGCTGGAAAGGCACCTCCGGGCTGCGGCCCGGATCGAGTTGATACCGCATCGCGAACTCGTCGATGTTGCGGTTCAACACGTCTTCCACGAGCTGGTTTTCCACGCGTGCGCGGGTCCAGTTGGTGGCAAACGCAAACAGCGCTGTCAGGCACAAGCCCAACAGCGCGAACGATACGATGATGCGACTGCGCAGCCGCCGCCGGTACGGTGCCCGGCGGCGCTCCCCCTTCGCCGTCACCGGATCAGGCTTCCGGGGCGGCGATGCGGTATCCGATGCCATGGCGGGTCTGGATCAACGGCACCTCGAAAGGCTTGTCCACCACCGCGCGCAGGCCGTGGATGTGCACGCGCAGCGAGTCCGAATCCGGCAGCTCCTCGCCCCACACGCGGGTTTCCAGCTCTTGGCGGGTCACCACGGCCGGGGCCGCTTCCATCAGCGCCTGCAGGATCTTCAGTGCGGTCGGGTTGAGCTGCAGCAGCTTGCCCTGGCGGCGCACTTCCAGCGTGTCCAGGTTGTACTCCAGGTCGCCGGTTTCCAGTACGCGGGTCTGCACGCCCTTGCCGCGACGCGACAGGGCGTTCAGACGGACTTCGACTTCCTGCAGCGCGAAGGGCTTGATCAGGTAGTCGTCCGCGCCGGAATCGAACCCGGCCAGCTTGTTGTCCAGCGAATCCCGTGCGGTCAGCATGAGCACCGGGGTCTGCTTGCGTGCTTCATTGCGAAGCTTGCGGCAGACCTCGATCCCATCCATGCCCGGCAGATTGAGATCCAGCACGATCGCATCGAACTCATGGACCACGGCCAGGTGCAGGCCGGTCACGCCATCGGCGGCGAAGTCCACGGTGTGCCCGCGGTCTTCGAGGTAGTCGCCCAGATTGGCGGCGATGTCGCTGTTGTCCTCAATTACAAGAATTCGCACTGTGACCTCTAGAAGTTGTCGAAATTGCCAACGCGCTGCGCGTTGTTCATCCGCTGCTGCGCATCGTTCTTGTTGCGCTCACGCTGGGCGAGAGTCAAGCACTGGGTCACTGCAAAGTTGGACCCGGTTGCCTTCTCACGTCGGCATATTAGACGGCTATCTTCTCGGGCCTGTGTCAAAAGCGTGTTCACAATCTGCTGGTCGTTGAACAGATCCGTCTTGGCCACGGCGGGAATGCCGGACTCGTCGGGGAAGCGCTCGAGGGTGATACGCATGCGCCCCAGTGCTTCGCGGACGCGGCTGCGATCTTCCAGCTTCAATTCGGCATAGGTTTTGCCGTCGCCCATCTCCCCCTCGATGCGTTGGATCTGTTCAGCCAGCGGCTTGCCCGGCACGAACACATCGTTTTTCTTGGCAGCCTGCGCCACTCCAGCGCTCAGCAACAGGAGCGTGGCGACAACGGCGAGCGTCATGCATTTCATTTCAACCAATCCTTAGTCAGCCTGAACAGAGCGTCGACTGTATCCCTGTCGGGTTTGCCGCAGCAAGTGCGCTTTGGCAGGTGTGCCGGGGGCGGTAAAAAGGCCCAGACGGTAAACCGCCTGGGCCTGAAGTGTGTTCCCGATTACCGATCCTGCTGAGGAGGGCAGAGCTGCGGTTCGTCGGAGCCTACGCCGGGGTCGATTAAACCGGTGTTAAGCGCTCCGAAAGATTTCGAAAATCATCTCAAGCCTTTGAAATAGAAGGTTTTTTCATGGACGCCACGTGGTCAATGATGCGGCCCGCGAGGTCGGCCTGGCAGATCGCCTCGATGCCCTCCAGCCCGGGCGTGGAGTTCACCTCCAGCACCAGCGGGCCGCGGCTGGAGCGGATCAGGTCGACCCCGGCCACACTCAGCCCCAGCGCCTTGGCCGAGCGCACCGCCACCTGCTGCTCGGCGCGGCTGGCCTTGGCCGCGCGGGCACTGCCGCCGGCATGCAGGTTGGAGCGGAAGTCCCCGTCGGGGGCCTGGCGCTGCATGGCGCCCACCACCTGGTCGCCCACCACTAGGCAGCGCAGGTCGGCGCCCTGGGCCTCGCCTATGAACTCCTGCATCAGGAAGTTGGCATACAGCCCGCGTAGTGCCTCGACAATGCCGCGCGACGCGCTGGCCTTCTCGGTCAGGATCACCCCCCTGCCCTGGGTGCCTTCGTTGAGCTTCACCACGTGTGGCGGCGGGCCGAGCATGGACAACAGGTCCACGGTGTCGTCGGGGTTGTCGCCGAATACCGTCACCGGCATGTCGATGCCCTTGGACGCCAGGATCTGGTGCGCACGCAGTTTGTCGCGGGCTCGCAGGATGGCATCGGAGGGATTGGGCGTGCGCGCGCCCATCATCTCGAACTGGCGCAACACCGCGGTGCCATACCGGGTGACCGAGGCCCCGATGCGCGGGATCACCGCGTCCACCCCGGTGATCGGCCGACCCTTGTAATGCATGGTGAAGCCGTCGGCGGCAATCCGCATGTAACAGCGCAACGGATCGAGCACCCGCACGGTATGGCCGCGGGTGCGCGCGGCTTCGACCAGGCGGCGCGTGGAGTACAGCTTGCTGTTGCGGGACAGGATGGCGAGTTTCATCGCGGTGCGAAGGGGCGGGAAAGCGCGCAGCATAGCGCGGGGCTCCCGTGTCCAGATGACGGTGGTGTGCTTGCACTGGCATGCGCACCTTATGGACGCCCCGTCAGCCGCTGGGCAACGCCAGCCACGCGCGTTGGCCCCTGCCGCCCACTGATACGGCGGTCTGCCGCCACTCCACCATCAGGTCCAGTGCAACGTCCACCAGCGGCTCCCGATGCCAACCCTTCGCGTCCGCCCATTCGCGGCAGGCCTGCAGTTCCAGCCGTCCGTCGTCGCTGGCGGCGAGCACGTCCAGCGAGGCACTGCGACGCTGCTCGCCCTCCCCTACAAACACATGGCGACACACCGCCTGCCAGTGGCCGCGCCAGTACACCAGCCACACGCCCTCCACAGGCCGGTGGGTGGCATCCAGGCAGACACCGGCCACCACGATGCAATGGCCACCGGGACTGGCAATGACAGTGTGCAGATAGCAGACGTGACGCCCGCTGTCCATGCCGTCCAGGGCCAGCGCATAGGGCTGCGTGTGCGTGAACAGGTCAGGGTGTGCGGTCAGCCGCAGGTCGTCGGGCAGCAGCAGGCGTGCGCTGAGCTCGCGACCGTCGGGAAGGCGGCGGCGAAGCTGCGCCTGCATCGGGCTGGCCAAGGCCGGATCATCGGGCGCCAGCCAAAGGCCGTGGTACGCGCGCAGCGCGGTGGCCACATGCGGCTGGCGCGACACCCACGCCGCCGCGGCCGCATCCCCATCCGCCTGACGCCGTTCGCCGAGCATCTGCCAGAACACGTGGGGGACCGCGTTGAAGTGAAGCACGACCTTGCGCTGCTCGTCGTACCCCAGCACCACTTCGCTGCGGTCAACGTAGCCCGACGCGAGGCGCAGCGACGTTCCCGCCAGGTCGGTCCAGGTGCCGGTTTGCGCCGTGCCGCCGTCGCAGGCGACGTCGTCCACGATCGCACCGTCGCGCAGCATCTGCGTGCAGTACGCCGGACCGCCCATGCCCAGCTCGGCCCAGCCCAGAGTGACATCGCCGGCGGGCGGCTGGCGGGCGAAGGGCGACAACGGCGCCGAACGCAGTGCCGCGCCGCCCACCGGCAGCACGTCGCCGGCCAGGTCGAAGCGCGTCAGCAGGCTGTGCGTTGCAACGGTGGCAGCCAGTGCCGCAATCACGCCCAGTGGCGACCACCAGGCGATGCACACCGCCACCAGCACCACACTGGGCAGCCAGCGGGTGTAGCGCCGGAGCGCCGTGCGCTCAGGTGGCATGCGCCGCCGTCCAAGAACCGGATGTACCCCTCGCCCAGCCGACTACGATGTCCATTGCACTCCGGTTGCCACGCTGGTCCAGAGCATGTCATTCAAGCCGATAGCAGCGGCACGAGCAATGGCTGCATGGCCATCGGGAAGAGATCGGCAGCGTGGCGATGGCGCGTCCGGGATGGCCCAGCGTGTGTCGCGGCGGGTTACATTGAGCCCCGTCTGCAATACCCACACTCCCCTCAGTGCCACTGCTCGCATGGATCGCATGATGAACGCCCGCCACCGCGCACTGGCAGGCCTGTTGGGCATCTGCCTGGCCACGGCGACGCATGCGGCGCCTGCGTCGTTCACCGGCTACGGTGATTTTTACCGATCCCTCGGCGGCACCCTGTTCCCGGGTTCGGGCACGGACATGGCGATGCCCTGCACGGACGCGCCCCGCAACTGCGTCTGGGTGACCTCGATGGGCCAGGCGCTGCGACGCTTCGACCAGACCCTGTGGAGCGGACCGGGCGACCTGGCCATGACACCCCCTGCCGGCGTACCCGACGTGGCGTTCGACGGCGAGGCGTTGGTGGTGGGTACGCAGCGCTGGCCCCTGAGCGATGCGATCAACCTCGCGCCCGCACCGTGGCATGACAACGCGCCGATCGCTGCCGAAAACGTGGCGGTCATGACGCTGTGGCACCGCGGTAGCTCGGTGTGCCTGGACATCCGCCAGGTCAGCAGCGGCAAGGGCGACCGCTACACCAAGGTAGTGCTGCTGCATGAGAAGCGGCTCTACGTGCTGCCCCCGCTGTTTGGCACCTGTGCCGCCATCCGCGAAGCGCCGCACCACGGATTCAGCTATCCGAGCAACACCTACCTGGGCGCCGGGATGGAAAGCGATCCGGAAGGCCTGCAGGTGGACTACCTGCTGTCTGACGGCATCACCCGCGTCGAGCGGTACCGGCTGCGCTTCCCTGACCACGACAATCCCTTCGTGTTCGAGGCGATGCGCGAATAAGTGGGGAATGGCAGCGGCCAATGCGCGCCGATGGTTGCCTGGACATGCTGGAAATGCCCGGATCTGGCGTCCTGTACGGATGCCGCGGGCGAGAGCTGCGATAGCGGTGCGCATGCAGGCAGGCGGTAGGCCGCAGGGTTCAACGGCTTGCAGAACGCCGCAGGCAGCAGCGGAAGCCGGTGATGGAGCGGGTGAAGGGAATCGAATTCAGCCTCCCTAACCCGTTGATTGCTTAGTTCTTGCGATCCTCGGCACGGCCGAACGCCTGATACCCAACGTGATATCCGGATCCTACCCCACCGGAAGGACTGATGAGAAGGCCTAGCCAGCGCCGGTGCCCCTCCGATATCTAAGGCATACGCCCCCATGATCAGATCTGTGAAGTTTGTCGCGCTCATCTTCTTGCGCAGGTGAAATGGAGTGCTTGGATGAATCGTCATTTCACTCAGGAGCCCTCGTGCCCACAGACGTTCAACTCCGCATCGCAACCCAAGTCTTGCCTGGATTGCTAGCTCAGAACCCCACCCGGACCATCGACGCGCAGATGGTGGACCTCCGGTATTCCTTGGAACTCGCCTCTGCGCTGGTCCAACTCCATGCAGAGAAGAGCCTGGGCGGGGCGCTCGCCCTGCTTCCGCCATCCGGCTCGGCGCCTCGAGTGCAAGCGGTCTCGGTCGACCGAGACCTGCAGCCTCCACCCATGCCGGCGTCTCCGGATGCGTGGCGCGCTTCTCGGGGACTCCCACCAGCCAAACCAGAGAAACCCAACCCCAGCCGCTCTGGCCCTCAAATCCGATAACAGCCAAAGCCCCGCAGATGCGGGGCTTCTTCTTAGGCTCAGTGGAGTCGGGGCGGCTTCGGACTGCCAGACAAACCTAGGGCGGGTGGAGCCGCGCTGTTGCCAGCAGGACGTTCGGCCTTCGGGGCAGACGCACATCTCCGCAGCAGCGCATCGGCATGCCCGTCAATGGCCCGATCCAGCGTCTCGAGGGCTTCGGAGGACGCCTGCTTGCGCGCCTGTCCCAGTTCAGCCGTGCGCTTCTCAAGGGAAGACAGCCGCCGGGTCCGGCGCTCGGTCCATTCGCTTGGCGACCAGTAGCCAGGTCTGGGGTGATCAGTGGTGAATCGCTCCCACTCCTGCTCCGCCATGTGACGCAGCCGCTCAACACTGGAAAGCGTCATCAGGCGCCTGGCCCGGCTCATAAGAAGGTTCCGTAACACCCTGATCTTGGCCACCACCTCGCTGACCACGCCTCGAAGCCCTCGGGACTCCCCACTGGAAAAGACTTCGGTTCTTGCCTGCTCCAGCCACCGACGGACGGGCTGAAGCGCAAGATCGGCGCGGGCTTGTGCGACCTCGGCTAGAGCCCTTATCCCCTCGTCAATGAGTTCAGGCAGCGATTGCTGGGGAGGCGTCGGATCCGCGTCCGCGCCAATGAGCTTGGAAAGCCGCATGCCGGATATGCCGCGAATCTCCAACCCTGGGACCGGGGTGACGACTCCCGGACGGGCGCCAGCGCTTCCATGGGCGGTGCCAGGGCGGGCATCTGAGTCCGATGCCATTGGCTCGCCCTGGAACGGTATCTGGTCCAGCAGTTGCGCCCGGCGCTCCTGGTTCTCCCATCGGATCTTGTCATTTTCCTGGGCCCGGTCCGAAGCTTGCCCCCTGCGAGCCAAGGCCGTGGCTGCCTTGCCGACGTGGCGGGTGGGTTCGCGCGCCAAGACGGCCGCCTCAATGGCGTCGCCGCGCAACATGGCCGACCGGGCCTGCTCCGCCAGGCCACGGTGGTCAATGCAGGCGTCGATCCCGGCGGCTGCCAAATGGGCATTGGTGGTTGCGGCCACCATTTCCCGGATCCACTCAACTTGGGCCTTGCCTGAAGGTCCGCCATCCAGCTCGCGCGTCTTATCGGCGAACCCGTTCGCGCCAATGCGCCGAGTCGTCGCCAGCAGATGGACATGGTGGTTCAGGCCGTCCGCAGTGCCAGGCGAATGAATGCTGGCTTGGAGCGCAAAGCCGTATCGGGCCACCAACGTCTCAGCAATGCAAAACGCGAGCTCGGCTCTCTGCTCCCCCGACAGCTCATGAGGCAGAGCAACCTCAAACTCCCGAGCCACCGTAGCGTCCCTTCTCTTCTCAGCGGCCTCGACAGCAGGCCAGAGCTCTGCAACATCGGTCGCCCAGGACGGGGCGCCCTGGGGGGCAAGGCAGAAGCTCTCGACCACCCCG
This genomic interval carries:
- a CDS encoding type II secretion system F family protein, whose translation is MSVSRSAIKKEPVARSTMELQPFVWEGTDKRGVKMKGEQPAKNANLLRAELRRMGIMPSMVKPKPKPLFGAAGSAVGAKDIAFFSRQMATMMKSGVPIVSALDIIGSGHKNPRMKKLVDTIRIDIEGGSSLYEAISRHPVQFDELYRNLVRAGEGAGVLETVLDTVATYKENIEGLKGKIKKALFYPAMVVVVALLVSSILLMFVVPQFEEVFKGFGADLPAFTQMIVAASRFMLSYWWLMVIISVGSVVGFIFAYKRSPSMQHTMDRLILKVPVIGQIMNNSAIARFARTTAVTFKAGVPLVEALGIVAGATGNKVYEESVLRMRDDVSVGYPVNMAMKQTNRFPHMVIQMTAIGEEAGALDTMLFKVAEYYEQEVNNAVDALSSLLEPMIMVFIGTIVGGMVIGMYLPIFKLGAVVG
- a CDS encoding A24 family peptidase, whose amino-acid sequence is MAFLDQHPGLGYPAAAGLGLLLGSFLNVVILRLPKRLDWQWKRDAREVLEEPDIYEPPPPGIVVEPSHCPHCKHKLSWYENIPLFSWLALRGKCRHCHAPISIQYPLVELVTSLLVLASVWQFGFGWQGFGAIVLSCFLVALSGIDLRTQLLPDQLTLPLMWLGLIAASDNLYMPAKPALLGALAGYLSLWSVWWLFKQITGKEGMGHGDFKLLAALGAWCGLKGILPIIMLSSIVGAIIGSIWIYSRGRDRATPIPFGPYLAIAGWIVFMWGEQIINAYMGYAGLR
- the coaE gene encoding dephospho-CoA kinase (Dephospho-CoA kinase (CoaE) performs the final step in coenzyme A biosynthesis.) produces the protein MSSYIIGLTGGIAAGKSELSRRFEALGITVADADLAARAVVAPGSEGLARITAHFGPQILLADGQLDRAALRERIFASAQERQALEAITHPAIRQLLRTTCEQATGPYAMAAIPLLTEAGGRQQYPWLDRVLVVDVPVAVQHARLLQRDGITAELADRMIAAQASREQRLALADDVVVNDGQPEHLQAKVEQLDRLYRQLAAIPR
- a CDS encoding HAMP domain-containing sensor histidine kinase, with translation MASDTASPPRKPDPVTAKGERRRAPYRRRLRSRIIVSFALLGLCLTALFAFATNWTRARVENQLVEDVLNRNIDEFAMRYQLDPGRSPEVPFQQVRAFAYPKDKFDRVREERPEWAAYATGNYNVAGVDEENRPFSYKLAVRKTPDAWFFLAYDMTESIRGEAQLNRALFFSVLVFSVLSLVVGWWSASKVMKPVSDLAARLRAYRGGTSEPEPLAPRFPDDEVGQLAQALDDYSSRLTEVVQRDREFNADVSHELRTPLAVIRGATELLLARPGLDDKVVQRLQRIQRAEQQCTDLIGSLLLLSRNERGQGSSNVARVTEQLLDAHRAQLGGKPLELVLEGDRDLVIDAPESALSVALGNLIGNAVKYSQEGAVRVRVSGNRVDVIDSGPGLSAEDAAKLFQRGYRGTHAGHSQGGGIGLSIVSRLCDLYGWQVSVRPGVERGVIATLTFAPAL
- a CDS encoding response regulator transcription factor, with the protein product MRILVIEDNSDIAANLGDYLEDRGHTVDFAADGVTGLHLAVVHEFDAIVLDLNLPGMDGIEVCRKLRNEARKQTPVLMLTARDSLDNKLAGFDSGADDYLIKPFALQEVEVRLNALSRRGKGVQTRVLETGDLEYNLDTLEVRRQGKLLQLNPTALKILQALMEAAPAVVTRQELETRVWGEELPDSDSLRVHIHGLRAVVDKPFEVPLIQTRHGIGYRIAAPEA
- the rimK gene encoding 30S ribosomal protein S6--L-glutamate ligase, whose translation is MKLAILSRNSKLYSTRRLVEAARTRGHTVRVLDPLRCYMRIAADGFTMHYKGRPITGVDAVIPRIGASVTRYGTAVLRQFEMMGARTPNPSDAILRARDKLRAHQILASKGIDMPVTVFGDNPDDTVDLLSMLGPPPHVVKLNEGTQGRGVILTEKASASRGIVEALRGLYANFLMQEFIGEAQGADLRCLVVGDQVVGAMQRQAPDGDFRSNLHAGGSARAAKASRAEQQVAVRSAKALGLSVAGVDLIRSSRGPLVLEVNSTPGLEGIEAICQADLAGRIIDHVASMKKPSISKA
- a CDS encoding MobA/MobL family protein, with protein sequence MAIYHASVKTFSRRKGQSAIAAAAYRGGLLLADFLTGQQHDYRRRGGVVESFCLAPQGAPSWATDVAELWPAVEAAEKRRDATVAREFEVALPHELSGEQRAELAFCIAETLVARYGFALQASIHSPGTADGLNHHVHLLATTRRIGANGFADKTRELDGGPSGKAQVEWIREMVAATTNAHLAAAGIDACIDHRGLAEQARSAMLRGDAIEAAVLAREPTRHVGKAATALARRGQASDRAQENDKIRWENQERRAQLLDQIPFQGEPMASDSDARPGTAHGSAGARPGVVTPVPGLEIRGISGMRLSKLIGADADPTPPQQSLPELIDEGIRALAEVAQARADLALQPVRRWLEQARTEVFSSGESRGLRGVVSEVVAKIRVLRNLLMSRARRLMTLSSVERLRHMAEQEWERFTTDHPRPGYWSPSEWTERRTRRLSSLEKRTAELGQARKQASSEALETLDRAIDGHADALLRRCASAPKAERPAGNSAAPPALGLSGSPKPPRLH